A DNA window from Salvelinus sp. IW2-2015 linkage group LG4q.1:29, ASM291031v2, whole genome shotgun sequence contains the following coding sequences:
- the LOC111961821 gene encoding apolipoprotein A-I-like, translated as MKVLVVLALAVFTGCDANVLWQDQSKQQLDIVKDAFWDYVAEATLTADDALQKIRQSEVAHEVNTRITESADAVSQYTVAMRGQVTPLTQDLLAKLSQEAEQLKARLEKDLNTMTAKLQPYSDELNADLQRQLEEMKRDVTTYAEALDSDALKASLLQKSEELKGNLEKSVQQLQAQLGPYTEELKQKMDQNLEEFQRSMIPLTQSFQTQLTQRTQEVQQNLAPYGEKLKKLDPLAQDLKAQLAVLWDSFTKKIQ; from the exons ATGAAGGTCCTCGTGGTGCTTGCGCTTGCTGTTTTCACTG GCTGCGATGCCAATGTTCTGTGGCAGGACCAGTCTAAGCAACAGCTGGACATTGTGAAAGACGCATTCTGGGACTATGTTGCCGAGGCAACACTCACGGCTGACGATGCCCTGCAGAAGATCAGACAGTCAGAGGTGGCACACGAAGTCAA cACCAGGATCACAGAGAGTGCTGATGCTGTGAGCCAGTACACTGTGGCCATGCGTGGTCAGGTGACTCCTCTGACTCAGGACCTGCTGGCCAAGCTTTCCCAGGAGGCTGAGCAGCTGAAGGCTCGTCTGGAGAAAGACCTGAACACCATGACAGCCAAGCTGCAGCCCTACTCTGACGAGCTGAACGCGGACCTCCAGAGGCAGCTTGAGGAGATGAAGAGGGACGTGACCACCTACGCAGAGGCCCTGGACTCCGACGCGCTGAAGGCTTCTCTGCTCCAGAAGAGTGAGGAGCTGAAGggaaacctggagaagagtgtGCAGCAGCTGCAGGCCCAGTTGGGCCCTTACACTGAGGAGTTGAAGCAGAAAATGGACCAGAACCTGGAGGAGTTCCAGAGGAGCATGATTCCTCTGACCCAAAGCTTCCAGACCCAGCTGACCCAGAGAACCCAGGAGGTCCAGCAGAACCTGGCCCCCTATGGAGAGAAGCTGAAGAAGCTGGACCCATTGGCCCAGGACCTGAAGGCCCAACTGGCTGTTCTCTGGGACTCCTTCACCAAGAAGATCCAGTAA